The Intestinibaculum porci DNA window GAGGTGACCAAAGGAGAAATTCGGAGAGCTATTCATTCCGGTTTGTTTACCATTGAAGAGTTAAGACGATTCTTACGCTGCGGCATGGGCTTATGCCAGGGGCAGACCTGCGGTCTGCTGACGAGACGTTTAGTAGCGAAAGAATTACATGTGCCCATGACAGAAATCGAAGTCGCCACCTCCCGTTCACCAATGCGCCCAGCGCAGATGGCGACCTGCGGTGATGACTTAGGAGAGGGGGAATAATTCATGAAACATGCAAAAGTAATTATTATTGGCGG harbors:
- a CDS encoding (2Fe-2S)-binding protein, with the translated sequence MFDIQEALKEIGPYLPEDDDDLLVCRCEEVTKGEIRRAIHSGLFTIEELRRFLRCGMGLCQGQTCGLLTRRLVAKELHVPMTEIEVATSRSPMRPAQMATCGDDLGEGE